In Quercus robur chromosome 10, dhQueRobu3.1, whole genome shotgun sequence, a genomic segment contains:
- the LOC126703239 gene encoding zinc-finger homeodomain protein 10-like encodes MEGDNNTNDIYRECLRNHAASLGSYATDGCGEFTLDDTSHGSLQCAACGCHRNFHRKVTYVPPHGRGLVLSCTSRDPSADTTTADLMDYSGGSELGERSSSKKRFRTKFTPDQKEKMLAFAEKLGWKLQRKDLEDEIERFCRGIGVSRQVFKVWMHNHKNSSSSSSASTGNASSLTQ; translated from the coding sequence ATGGAGGGTGACAATAACACAAATGATATATACAGAGAGTGCTTGAGAAATCATGCAGCGAGTCTAGGCAGCTATGCCACAGATGGCTGTGGAGAGTTCACGCTAGATGATACCTCTCATGGAAGCCTACAATGTGCAGCATGTGGGTGTCACCGCAACTTTCACCGCAAGGTCACCTATGTACCCCCACATGGTAGAGGACTTGTACTCAGCTGTACTAGCCGTGACCCTTCTGCAGATACCACCACCGCAGACCTCATGGACTACAGTGGCGGCAGTGAGCTTGGGGAGAGGAGCTCTAGCAAGAAGAGGTTCAGGACCAAGTTCACACCAGATCAGAAGGAGAAGATGCTGGCATTTGCTGAGAAGCTTGGGTGGAAGCTACAAAGGAAGGATCTTGAGGATGAGATTGAGAGGTTTTGTAGAGGAATTGGGGTCAGTAGGCAAGTCTTCAAAGTCTGGATGCATAATCACAAGAActcttcctcttcatcttcTGCGTCCACAGGCAATGCCTCATCTCTCACtcagtag